The Sphingomonas sp. KR3-1 genome contains a region encoding:
- a CDS encoding YceD family protein has translation MIQTEFMRPQRLDTIGAGESDVQVKAEPAERTALAARFGLKAIDSLAATYRIRRDAQGIVATGHLSARVTQACIITDEPVPAKIEEDFAIRFLPETEGNGGDDEMELSEDECDIVFYSGGAIDLGEAAAETLALALDPYPRSANAEAALRDAGVISEEEAKRLAEESGPFGGLAALRDKLGGA, from the coding sequence ATGATCCAGACCGAATTCATGCGCCCGCAGCGGCTCGACACGATCGGCGCCGGCGAAAGCGACGTCCAGGTCAAGGCCGAGCCGGCCGAGCGCACTGCGCTGGCCGCGCGCTTCGGGCTCAAGGCGATCGACAGCCTCGCGGCGACCTACCGCATCCGCCGCGACGCCCAGGGCATCGTCGCCACCGGCCATCTCTCCGCGCGCGTCACCCAGGCCTGCATCATCACCGACGAGCCGGTGCCGGCGAAGATCGAGGAGGATTTCGCGATTCGCTTCCTGCCGGAGACCGAGGGCAACGGCGGCGACGACGAAATGGAGCTGAGCGAGGACGAGTGCGACATCGTCTTCTATTCGGGCGGCGCGATCGACCTGGGCGAGGCCGCGGCGGAAACGCTGGCGCTGGCGCTCGACCCCTATCCGCGCAGCGCCAATGCCGAGGCTGCGCTGCGCGACGCCGGCGTGATCAGCGAGGAGGAGGCCAAGCGCCTCGCCGAGGAAAGCGGCCCGTTCGGCGGCCTGGCGGCGCTGCGCGACAAGCTCGGGGGAGCCTGA
- the pbpC gene encoding penicillin-binding protein 1C, whose amino-acid sequence MVGTALTLVFAFTASGWWVTRPPALADYASVRAGWHPSEAWLYDRHGVLIDSSRIDYQARRLAWTPLKDVSPVARDILVAAEDRRFREHGGVDWMALSGAARDRIEGKRGRGASTLSMQVAAYLAPDLSAPGSRGIRDKLRQMRAAWSLESRWSKDEILEAYLNLAGFRGEAQGIGAAALGLFGKTPATLTRDDALLLAALLPNPQANPSEVARRACALAREQDCMRFAGAAASMLGPARSLALDPGLAPHLSAELLTRPGARIVTTLDASIQRTAITALKRQLQGLGGSRARDGAVVVVDNASGDVLAYVGGIGGESTAPAVDGASSYRQAGSTLKPFLYAEAIEKGYLTAASILDDSPVQLDTASGLYVPQNYDKAFKGPVSARIALAGSLNVPAVRTLLLTGVDSFRDRLWDTGYRGLVEDGQYYGYSLALGSAEVTLMEQVAAYRSLALEGRWSPLRLTMDARTEPLRRTTTPQAAWIVADMLADPNARAGTFGIDSALRLPFWAGVKTGTSKAMRDNWCVGFTDRFTVGVWVGNLEGDPMRAVSGTSGAAPVWRDVMLALNEADPGKAPPRPEGIEARQIRFAGGIEQPRREYFLKGTGFDRVAYAPPESRRPRITNPVGGSVYALDPDIPVDNQRLAISVSGQALGHRLLLDKRDLGTADSHPLILAPPGKHRLALIDLEGKVIDQVLFTIR is encoded by the coding sequence GTGGTCGGCACGGCGCTGACGCTGGTCTTCGCGTTCACTGCCAGCGGCTGGTGGGTGACGCGCCCGCCCGCGCTCGCCGACTATGCCTCGGTCCGCGCCGGCTGGCATCCGTCCGAGGCCTGGCTCTACGACCGGCACGGCGTGCTGATCGATTCTAGCCGCATCGACTATCAGGCCCGCCGCCTTGCCTGGACCCCGCTCAAGGACGTCTCCCCGGTCGCGCGCGACATCCTGGTCGCCGCCGAGGATCGCCGCTTCCGCGAGCATGGCGGGGTCGACTGGATGGCGCTGAGCGGCGCCGCGCGCGACCGGATCGAGGGCAAGCGCGGCCGCGGCGCATCCACCCTGTCGATGCAGGTCGCCGCCTATCTCGCGCCCGATCTCTCCGCTCCCGGCAGCCGCGGCATCCGCGACAAATTGCGCCAGATGCGCGCGGCGTGGAGCCTCGAATCGCGCTGGAGCAAGGACGAGATCCTCGAGGCCTATCTCAACCTCGCCGGCTTTCGCGGCGAGGCGCAGGGCATCGGCGCCGCGGCGCTCGGGCTGTTCGGCAAGACTCCGGCGACGCTGACCCGCGACGACGCGCTGCTGCTCGCCGCGCTGCTGCCCAATCCCCAGGCCAACCCGTCCGAGGTCGCGCGCCGCGCCTGTGCGCTTGCCCGGGAGCAGGATTGCATGCGCTTCGCCGGCGCCGCCGCGTCGATGCTCGGCCCGGCGCGCAGCCTCGCGCTCGACCCCGGCCTCGCACCGCATCTCTCCGCCGAATTGCTGACCCGGCCCGGCGCGCGGATCGTCACCACGCTCGATGCCAGCATCCAGCGCACGGCGATCACCGCCCTGAAGCGCCAGCTCCAGGGGCTCGGCGGATCGCGCGCGCGCGACGGCGCGGTGGTGGTGGTCGACAATGCATCGGGCGACGTGCTCGCCTATGTCGGCGGCATCGGCGGCGAGAGCACCGCGCCCGCGGTCGATGGCGCGTCCTCCTATCGCCAGGCGGGATCGACGCTGAAGCCGTTTCTCTATGCCGAGGCGATCGAGAAGGGCTATCTTACAGCCGCTTCGATCCTCGACGATTCGCCCGTCCAGCTCGACACCGCCTCGGGCCTCTATGTCCCGCAGAATTACGACAAGGCGTTCAAGGGCCCGGTCTCGGCGCGGATCGCGCTGGCGGGATCGCTCAACGTGCCGGCGGTGCGCACGCTGCTGCTCACCGGGGTCGATTCCTTCCGGGACCGCCTATGGGATACCGGCTATCGCGGGCTGGTCGAGGACGGCCAATATTATGGCTATTCGCTTGCGCTCGGATCGGCGGAAGTCACGCTGATGGAGCAGGTCGCCGCCTATCGCAGCCTCGCGCTCGAAGGCCGCTGGTCGCCGCTCCGCCTCACCATGGACGCCAGGACCGAGCCGCTGCGCCGCACCACGACGCCCCAGGCCGCCTGGATCGTCGCCGACATGCTCGCCGATCCCAATGCCCGCGCCGGCACTTTCGGGATCGATTCGGCGCTGCGCCTGCCGTTCTGGGCCGGCGTGAAGACCGGCACCTCCAAGGCGATGCGCGACAATTGGTGCGTCGGCTTCACCGATCGCTTCACCGTGGGCGTGTGGGTGGGCAATCTCGAAGGCGATCCGATGCGCGCGGTCTCGGGCACCAGCGGCGCGGCGCCGGTGTGGCGCGACGTGATGCTGGCGCTTAACGAGGCCGATCCCGGCAAGGCGCCGCCGCGGCCGGAGGGAATCGAGGCGCGCCAGATCCGCTTCGCCGGTGGCATCGAGCAGCCGCGCCGCGAATATTTCCTGAAGGGCACCGGCTTCGACCGGGTCGCCTATGCCCCGCCCGAATCGCGCCGGCCGCGCATCACCAATCCGGTGGGCGGCAGCGTCTATGCGCTCGACCCGGACATCCCGGTCGACAATCAGCGGCTGGCGATTTCGGTGTCGGGCCAGGCGCTTGGCCACCGGCTGCTGCTCGACAAGCGCGACCTCGGCACCGCCGATTCGCACCCGCTGATCCTCGCCCCGCCGGGCAAGCATCGCCTCGCCCTGATCGACCTCGAAGGCAAGGTGATCGACCAGGTGCTGTTCACCATTCGATAG
- a CDS encoding MG2 domain-containing protein has translation MKLVARLGVLALVLAPIGAVAAFGNNSPQVEMATPGVGDGAIERFTARFNVAMVPLGDPRAESPFKVDCPTGGQGRWVDQQTYVHEFATALPGGVTCKFTLRDGLKSLSGYAVEGQKEFTVDSGGPIARAVLPSRYGSEIEEDQVFVVAANLAPDPASVAANAYCSVDGLGEKIPVDVLAGDVAPKLLADLGTDRWEVQSFLNDAGLPQALPEKAEDRAKSLASVVALKCRRPLPPGHDMALVWGKDIKSPSGRAAGTDQRFDFTVRKEFSARFECSRVNPQAGCSPVEDAWVRFSAPVPKATAQAVRIKTADGKELAPIFTDDDKNKAMVADLKFKAPLPAETTAKVVFPADVKDESGRSLANAERFPLDVKFDAPPPLVKFAGNFGILEAKEGGVLPVTVRNVEPDLQGTQMAVNGQSLKVEGGDGEIAKWFRALGDAAEDKSDEVTRGKETVRINQTGAKPLLTAATGKPLKLGLPGKGKDFEVVGIPLGQPGFYIVELASPRLGEALLGRKAPRYVAAGALVTNMSVHFKWGRDQSLVWVTALDSGQGVGDADVRITDSCTGQLLAKGKTDASGRLGVPAGLPEPETYSNCDSGNASPLMVSARKADDFSFTLTQWGEGIRPFDFDLNYGWSAPEQIFHTVFDRSLVRQGETIHMKHIVRQPVATGFGASGAFTGTLRLSHRGSDTQYDIPLSIDANGTGETEWTAPQGAKMGDYDVQLITKNATGGEETHYTGQSFKVDEYKLPTMKASVAGPKDAAVRPATLPLDLFVGYLSGGGAANLPVETRIGYFGDFPTPDGYDGYTFGGRAMTEGTKAMNGEGEDEQVQLPPTQTLPANLGADGTSRINAEVPQTLDQNTNMLVEMDYQDANGQVLTSSRRIPIFTSAVQLGVKTDGWLMKQDDLRLRFVALDTAGKPLANQAISVELYSREILTARRRLIGGFYAYDNQMKTTKLSATCSATTDAQGLATCQLSPGVSGEVYAVATTKDANGNVARATKSTWLVGDDDWWFGGDNGDRMDVIPEKLEYKAGETAKFQVRMPFRDATALVTVEREGVLSSFVVGLTGKDPVIEVPMPADYAPDVFVSVMAVRGRVSGWQNWRSSIARDWGGPWSKDGGEPTALVDLAKPAYRLGIAKVKVGWEGHKLDVAVKADKASYAARDTANVDVTVKSPDGKPAASADVAFVAVDEALLQLSPNDSWNLLDAMMGDRPISVLTSTAQTQVVGKRHYGKKAVEAGGGGGGGDLSGLNRENFQPVLLWKGKVDLDANGHARVPVVLNDALTSFKLVAVATSGPQLFGTGMASIRSSQDLTIYPGVPQLVRTGDQYGAMFTLRNGSNKPMKVTATVALSPAYATGKPLTVDIPAGGAAPVVWNLTAPPKDGKLSWTVSAKTADGKSADRVTVAQVVAPAVPVETWAATLARVGTGTQFAIAPPAGALPGFGSVDVTLTDTLAPPLSGVRDYMSAYPYNCLEQRTSRAIALGDTGMWNLIASDIPAYQDGEGLLRYWPGDWPGSEALTAYILSASAEAGLPLPEGPKAKMLDAMKAVLDGRLRHEDYGDVRLQRVAAFTALARQGAATSAMLGQIGMAPGEMPTSSLADYAVALGKVPGLANGQQLRIDAEKILRSRLVYEGTRVDLSDKGRMAWWLMSSDDEAAIKLLLATLGRPGWENDSAKLMVGIAARQQRGHWDTTTSNAWGTILARRFMSVYPAESIAGVTTASFGSATPLSLTWPLAEPQRQFSFPLPAQATPLVMNQAGGSGPWAFVRVKAAVPLTQPLMAGYKMTKKVEAVKQAVPGSWSRGDVVKVTISVEASAERNWVVVNDPIPAGATIVGNLGGQSEMLAAKADSSEGVSPSYVERGNDSWRAFYGWVPRGSFTVSYVMRLDAAGKFNLPATRVEAMYAPEIRAQLPNAVMAVAQR, from the coding sequence ATGAAGCTTGTTGCCCGTCTTGGCGTATTGGCTCTGGTCCTGGCGCCGATCGGCGCGGTCGCCGCCTTCGGCAACAACAGCCCCCAGGTCGAGATGGCGACGCCCGGTGTCGGCGACGGCGCGATCGAGCGCTTTACCGCCCGCTTCAACGTCGCGATGGTCCCGCTCGGCGATCCGCGCGCCGAATCGCCCTTCAAGGTCGATTGCCCCACCGGCGGGCAGGGCCGCTGGGTCGACCAGCAGACCTATGTCCATGAATTCGCCACCGCGCTTCCCGGCGGCGTCACCTGCAAGTTCACGCTGCGCGACGGGCTGAAGAGCCTGTCGGGCTATGCCGTGGAGGGGCAGAAGGAATTCACCGTCGATTCGGGCGGCCCGATCGCCCGCGCGGTGCTGCCCAGCCGCTATGGCAGCGAGATCGAGGAGGACCAGGTCTTCGTCGTCGCGGCGAACCTTGCGCCCGATCCCGCCTCGGTCGCCGCCAATGCCTATTGCTCGGTCGACGGCCTGGGCGAGAAGATCCCGGTCGACGTGCTCGCCGGCGACGTCGCGCCCAAGCTGCTCGCCGATCTCGGCACCGATCGCTGGGAAGTGCAGAGCTTCCTCAACGATGCCGGCCTGCCGCAGGCGCTGCCCGAAAAGGCCGAGGACCGCGCCAAGTCGCTCGCCAGCGTCGTCGCACTGAAGTGCCGCCGCCCGCTGCCGCCGGGGCATGACATGGCGCTGGTGTGGGGCAAGGACATCAAGAGCCCCTCGGGTCGCGCCGCGGGCACCGATCAGCGCTTCGATTTCACCGTGCGCAAGGAATTCAGCGCGCGCTTCGAATGCTCGCGCGTCAATCCGCAGGCCGGCTGCAGCCCAGTGGAGGACGCCTGGGTGCGCTTCTCCGCGCCGGTTCCCAAGGCAACGGCGCAGGCGGTGCGCATCAAGACGGCGGACGGCAAGGAGCTGGCGCCGATCTTCACCGACGACGACAAGAACAAGGCGATGGTCGCCGACCTGAAGTTCAAGGCGCCGCTGCCGGCCGAGACGACGGCCAAGGTCGTCTTCCCCGCCGATGTGAAGGACGAAAGCGGCCGCAGCCTCGCCAATGCCGAGCGCTTTCCGCTCGACGTGAAGTTCGATGCGCCGCCGCCGCTGGTGAAGTTCGCCGGCAATTTCGGTATCCTCGAGGCCAAGGAAGGCGGCGTCCTCCCGGTCACCGTCCGCAACGTCGAGCCCGATCTCCAGGGCACGCAGATGGCAGTCAACGGCCAGAGCCTGAAGGTCGAGGGCGGCGACGGCGAGATCGCCAAGTGGTTCCGCGCGCTCGGCGATGCGGCCGAGGACAAGTCCGACGAAGTGACGCGCGGCAAGGAAACCGTGCGGATCAACCAGACCGGCGCCAAGCCGCTGCTCACCGCGGCCACAGGCAAGCCGCTCAAGCTCGGCCTGCCCGGCAAGGGCAAGGATTTCGAGGTGGTCGGCATCCCGCTCGGCCAGCCCGGCTTCTACATCGTCGAGCTCGCCAGCCCGCGGCTGGGCGAGGCGCTGCTCGGCCGCAAGGCGCCGCGCTACGTCGCCGCCGGCGCGCTCGTCACCAACATGAGCGTCCATTTCAAATGGGGCCGCGACCAGTCGCTGGTCTGGGTGACCGCGCTCGACAGCGGCCAGGGCGTGGGCGACGCCGACGTGCGCATCACCGACAGCTGCACCGGCCAGCTGCTCGCCAAGGGCAAGACCGACGCCTCGGGCCGGCTCGGCGTGCCGGCCGGGCTGCCCGAGCCCGAGACCTATTCGAACTGCGACAGCGGCAATGCCAGCCCGCTGATGGTCTCGGCGCGCAAGGCCGACGATTTCAGCTTCACGCTCACCCAGTGGGGCGAGGGCATCCGCCCGTTCGACTTCGACCTCAACTATGGCTGGTCGGCCCCCGAGCAGATCTTCCACACCGTGTTCGACCGCTCGCTCGTCCGCCAGGGCGAGACGATCCACATGAAGCATATCGTCCGCCAGCCGGTCGCCACCGGCTTCGGTGCGTCGGGCGCCTTCACCGGCACGCTGCGGCTCAGCCATCGCGGCTCGGACACCCAGTACGACATTCCGCTCAGCATCGATGCGAACGGCACCGGCGAGACCGAATGGACCGCGCCGCAGGGCGCGAAGATGGGCGATTACGACGTCCAGCTGATCACCAAGAACGCCACCGGCGGCGAGGAGACGCACTATACCGGCCAGTCGTTCAAGGTGGACGAATACAAGCTGCCGACGATGAAGGCCTCGGTCGCAGGTCCCAAGGACGCCGCGGTGCGCCCGGCGACGCTGCCGCTCGACCTGTTCGTCGGCTATCTCTCCGGCGGCGGCGCGGCCAACCTGCCGGTCGAGACGCGGATCGGCTATTTCGGCGATTTCCCGACGCCCGACGGCTATGACGGTTACACCTTCGGCGGCCGCGCGATGACCGAGGGCACCAAGGCGATGAACGGCGAGGGCGAGGACGAGCAGGTCCAGCTGCCGCCGACCCAGACGCTCCCCGCCAATCTGGGCGCGGACGGCACCAGCCGGATCAACGCCGAGGTGCCGCAGACGCTCGACCAGAACACCAACATGCTGGTCGAGATGGATTACCAGGACGCCAACGGCCAGGTGCTGACCTCGTCGCGGCGCATCCCGATCTTCACCTCGGCGGTGCAGCTCGGCGTCAAGACCGATGGCTGGCTGATGAAGCAGGACGACCTGCGCCTGCGCTTCGTCGCGCTCGATACCGCGGGCAAGCCGCTCGCCAACCAGGCGATCTCGGTCGAGCTCTACAGCCGCGAGATCCTGACTGCGCGGCGCCGGCTGATCGGCGGCTTCTACGCGTACGACAACCAGATGAAGACGACCAAGCTGAGCGCAACCTGCTCGGCGACCACCGATGCCCAGGGCCTGGCGACGTGCCAGCTCAGCCCCGGCGTATCGGGCGAAGTCTATGCGGTGGCGACGACCAAGGACGCGAACGGCAATGTCGCGCGCGCGACCAAGTCGACCTGGCTGGTCGGCGACGACGACTGGTGGTTCGGCGGCGACAATGGCGACCGCATGGACGTCATCCCCGAGAAGCTGGAGTACAAGGCCGGCGAGACCGCCAAGTTCCAGGTCCGCATGCCCTTCCGCGACGCGACCGCGCTGGTCACGGTCGAGCGCGAGGGCGTGCTGTCGAGCTTCGTCGTCGGGCTGACCGGCAAGGATCCGGTGATCGAAGTGCCGATGCCGGCGGACTATGCGCCCGACGTGTTCGTATCGGTGATGGCGGTGCGCGGGCGTGTCTCGGGCTGGCAGAACTGGCGCTCGAGCATCGCGCGCGACTGGGGCGGCCCCTGGTCGAAGGACGGCGGCGAGCCGACCGCGCTCGTCGATCTCGCCAAGCCCGCCTATCGCCTCGGCATCGCCAAGGTGAAGGTCGGCTGGGAAGGCCATAAGCTCGACGTCGCGGTGAAGGCCGACAAGGCGAGCTATGCCGCGCGCGACACCGCGAACGTGGACGTCACGGTGAAGAGTCCCGACGGCAAGCCCGCCGCCAGCGCCGACGTCGCGTTCGTCGCGGTCGACGAGGCGCTGCTCCAGCTTTCGCCCAACGACAGCTGGAACCTGCTCGACGCGATGATGGGCGACCGCCCGATCTCGGTGCTCACCTCGACCGCGCAGACCCAAGTGGTCGGCAAGCGGCACTATGGCAAGAAGGCCGTGGAAGCCGGCGGCGGCGGTGGCGGCGGCGATCTCTCCGGGCTCAACCGCGAGAATTTCCAGCCGGTGCTGCTGTGGAAGGGCAAGGTCGATCTCGACGCGAACGGCCACGCCAGGGTGCCGGTGGTACTCAACGATGCGCTGACCTCGTTCAAGCTCGTCGCGGTCGCCACCTCCGGCCCGCAGCTGTTCGGCACCGGCATGGCGAGCATCCGCTCGTCGCAGGACCTGACCATCTATCCCGGCGTGCCGCAGCTGGTGCGCACCGGCGACCAATATGGCGCGATGTTCACGCTCAGGAACGGCTCGAACAAGCCGATGAAGGTGACGGCAACCGTCGCGCTGAGTCCGGCCTATGCCACCGGCAAGCCGCTGACCGTCGACATCCCGGCCGGCGGCGCCGCACCGGTGGTGTGGAACCTCACCGCGCCGCCCAAGGACGGCAAGCTGAGCTGGACGGTCTCGGCCAAGACCGCTGACGGCAAGTCGGCCGACCGGGTGACGGTGGCGCAGGTCGTCGCGCCCGCCGTGCCGGTCGAGACCTGGGCGGCGACGCTCGCCCGCGTCGGCACCGGCACCCAGTTCGCCATCGCCCCGCCTGCCGGCGCGCTGCCCGGCTTCGGCTCGGTCGACGTGACGCTCACCGACACGCTCGCGCCGCCGCTCTCGGGCGTGCGCGACTATATGTCCGCCTATCCGTACAACTGCCTTGAGCAGCGCACCTCGCGCGCGATCGCGCTGGGCGACACGGGTATGTGGAACCTGATCGCCAGCGACATCCCCGCCTATCAGGATGGCGAGGGGCTGCTGCGCTATTGGCCGGGCGACTGGCCCGGATCGGAAGCGCTGACCGCCTATATCCTCTCGGCCAGCGCCGAGGCGGGGTTGCCGCTGCCCGAAGGGCCCAAGGCCAAGATGCTCGATGCGATGAAGGCCGTGCTCGACGGGCGGCTTCGCCATGAAGACTATGGCGACGTCCGCCTGCAGCGCGTCGCCGCCTTCACGGCGCTGGCACGCCAGGGCGCGGCGACCTCCGCGATGCTCGGCCAGATCGGCATGGCGCCGGGCGAGATGCCCACGTCGTCGCTCGCGGACTATGCCGTGGCGCTCGGCAAGGTGCCGGGGCTCGCCAATGGCCAGCAGCTGCGCATCGATGCCGAGAAGATCCTGCGCAGCCGCCTCGTCTATGAGGGCACGCGCGTCGACCTGTCGGACAAGGGCCGCATGGCCTGGTGGCTGATGTCGTCGGACGACGAGGCCGCGATCAAGCTGCTGCTCGCCACGCTCGGCCGCCCCGGCTGGGAGAATGACTCGGCCAAGCTGATGGTCGGCATCGCCGCGCGCCAGCAGCGCGGCCATTGGGACACGACCACGTCGAACGCCTGGGGCACGATCCTCGCGCGGCGCTTCATGAGCGTCTACCCGGCCGAATCGATCGCGGGCGTCACTACCGCCAGCTTCGGCAGCGCCACGCCGCTCAGCCTGACCTGGCCGCTGGCCGAGCCGCAACGCCAGTTCAGCTTCCCGCTGCCGGCACAGGCCACGCCGCTGGTGATGAACCAGGCCGGCGGCAGCGGCCCCTGGGCGTTCGTGCGGGTCAAGGCGGCGGTGCCGCTCACCCAGCCGCTGATGGCCGGCTACAAGATGACCAAGAAGGTCGAGGCGGTGAAACAGGCGGTGCCCGGCAGCTGGTCGCGCGGCGACGTCGTCAAGGTGACGATCAGCGTCGAGGCTTCGGCCGAGCGCAACTGGGTGGTGGTCAATGATCCGATCCCGGCGGGCGCGACGATCGTCGGCAACCTGGGCGGCCAGTCCGAGATGCTTGCGGCCAAGGCGGACAGCAGCGAGGGCGTCTCGCCCAGCTATGTCGAGCGCGGCAACGACAGCTGGCGCGCCTTTTACGGCTGGGTGCCACGCGGCAGCTTCACGGTGTCGTACGTGATGCGGCTCGATGCGGCGGGCAAGTTCAACCTGCCTGCCACCCGCGTCGAGGCGATGTACGCGCCGGAGATCCGCGCGCAGCTGCCCAATGCCGTGATGGCCGTGGCGCAGCGGTGA
- a CDS encoding ubiquinol-cytochrome C chaperone family protein, protein MRLLKRLFQAPDRGTAPTLYAAIVARGRETHWYEKGQVPDTIDGRFDMIAAVMSLVLLRLEQAEEAIPFSTQLTEVFIHDMDGQLRQIGIGDIVVGKHVGKMMGMLGGRLGAYREALAGGDLGEALVRNLYRGAAPAPEALAHVETALRTFHAALADTPVATLLAGDLA, encoded by the coding sequence ATGCGCTTGCTCAAGCGGCTCTTCCAGGCGCCCGACCGCGGCACCGCCCCCACGCTCTACGCCGCGATCGTCGCACGCGGCCGCGAGACCCATTGGTACGAGAAGGGCCAGGTGCCCGACACGATCGACGGCCGGTTCGACATGATCGCGGCAGTGATGAGCCTCGTCCTGCTGCGGCTCGAGCAGGCGGAGGAAGCGATCCCCTTCAGCACCCAGCTCACCGAGGTGTTCATCCACGACATGGACGGGCAGCTGCGCCAGATCGGCATCGGCGACATCGTCGTCGGCAAGCATGTCGGCAAGATGATGGGGATGCTAGGCGGCCGGCTCGGCGCGTACCGCGAGGCGCTGGCGGGGGGCGATCTCGGCGAGGCCCTGGTCCGCAACCTCTATCGCGGCGCGGCGCCGGCACCCGAGGCGCTCGCCCATGTCGAGACGGCGCTGCGCACATTCCACGCGGCGCTGGCCGATACGCCCGTCGCCACGCTGCTCGCCGGAGACCTTGCATGA
- a CDS encoding glycosyl transferase family protein, whose translation MPAGEALIAAMDAVARETTLFAALWFVVGGLDDLLVDLIYLARRLGGRRPKLLALEGPVPAGRIAVFVPAWDESAVIGRMLRAALARFDHPDYRIYVGAYPNDPATIAAVADVALDDARVRLVIGPRPGGTTKADCLNTLWRALLRDEAAEGFTASAVALHDAEDVVHPLELRVYARHLAKVAAVQLPVLPLAHVHSRFFAGHYLDEFAETHGRSLVVRQAVRAALPFAGVGCAIRRDVLGRLAATRGGAPFDPDSLVEDYELGLAIAALGAPARLVRVAEAPGGPPVAVRAYFPDTIEAAVRQKARWMIGIALAGWDRTGWGGWRQIGDNWMRMRDRRVTLEIPVLALAYLAILLWALSFGAHLLTGRAAPDMPLLLRVLLLANLGLLSWRLAVRAAFVGGAYGWREALWSVPRIFSSNAVALLAARRALFDYVRMLGGGAPRWDKTAHQFPDLSPADAS comes from the coding sequence GTGCCGGCTGGGGAGGCGCTGATCGCTGCGATGGACGCAGTCGCACGCGAGACGACGCTGTTCGCCGCGCTGTGGTTCGTCGTCGGCGGGCTCGACGACCTGCTGGTCGACCTGATCTATCTCGCGCGCCGACTGGGCGGGCGGCGGCCGAAGCTGCTGGCGCTCGAAGGGCCGGTGCCTGCCGGCCGGATCGCGGTGTTCGTGCCCGCCTGGGACGAGTCCGCCGTGATCGGCAGGATGCTGCGCGCCGCGCTCGCCCGCTTCGATCATCCCGACTACCGCATCTATGTCGGCGCCTATCCCAACGACCCTGCGACGATCGCCGCGGTGGCGGACGTGGCGCTGGACGACGCGCGGGTGCGGCTGGTGATCGGCCCGCGTCCGGGCGGCACGACCAAGGCCGATTGCCTCAACACGCTGTGGCGCGCGCTGCTGCGCGACGAGGCGGCGGAGGGCTTCACGGCAAGCGCCGTGGCGCTGCACGATGCCGAGGACGTGGTGCACCCGCTCGAGCTGCGCGTCTATGCGCGCCATCTCGCGAAGGTGGCGGCGGTGCAGCTGCCGGTGCTGCCGCTCGCGCATGTCCATTCGCGCTTTTTCGCCGGCCATTATCTCGACGAGTTCGCCGAGACGCATGGCCGCTCGCTCGTCGTGCGGCAGGCAGTGCGGGCTGCCCTGCCCTTTGCCGGCGTCGGCTGCGCGATCCGGCGGGACGTGCTGGGCCGGCTGGCGGCGACGCGCGGCGGCGCGCCCTTCGACCCGGACAGCCTGGTGGAGGATTACGAGCTCGGCCTCGCGATCGCGGCGCTTGGCGCGCCGGCGCGGCTGGTGCGCGTCGCGGAGGCGCCCGGCGGCCCGCCGGTCGCGGTGCGCGCCTATTTCCCCGATACGATCGAGGCGGCGGTGCGCCAGAAGGCGCGCTGGATGATCGGCATCGCGCTGGCCGGCTGGGACCGGACCGGCTGGGGCGGCTGGCGGCAGATCGGCGACAACTGGATGCGGATGCGCGATCGCCGCGTTACGCTCGAGATACCGGTGCTGGCGCTAGCCTATCTCGCGATCCTGCTCTGGGCGCTGTCGTTCGGCGCGCACCTTCTCACCGGCCGCGCCGCGCCGGACATGCCCCTGCTGCTGCGCGTGCTGCTCCTCGCCAATCTCGGGCTGCTGTCGTGGCGGCTCGCAGTGCGCGCGGCATTCGTTGGCGGAGCCTATGGCTGGCGCGAGGCGCTCTGGTCGGTGCCGCGCATCTTCTCGAGCAATGCCGTGGCGCTGCTCGCCGCGCGCCGGGCGCTGTTCGACTATGTCCGCATGCTCGGCGGCGGCGCGCCGCGCTGGGACAAGACCGCGCACCAGTTTCCCGATCTCAGCCCGGCCGACGCGTCTTGA
- a CDS encoding outer membrane protein assembly factor BamE: protein MSIPARALGAALLAAALGTTACVPVRTHQGYIIDKELVDSVQPGIDTRESVLQTLGRPTFTSQFNEGEWYYISRQSSNLGYQSLKPKDQTTLRVRFDAKGNVVAVDRMGKELIASVDPYGKTTPTLGHKRSFFEDLFGNIGTVGAPGTGGPGGGAGGGNGP from the coding sequence ATGTCGATTCCCGCCCGTGCGCTTGGCGCCGCCCTGCTGGCAGCCGCGCTTGGCACCACCGCCTGCGTGCCGGTGCGCACGCACCAGGGCTATATCATCGACAAGGAGCTGGTCGATTCGGTGCAGCCGGGCATCGATACCCGCGAATCGGTGCTGCAGACGCTGGGCCGCCCGACCTTCACCAGCCAGTTCAACGAAGGCGAGTGGTATTATATCTCGCGCCAGAGCTCGAACCTTGGCTACCAGTCGCTCAAGCCCAAGGACCAGACCACGCTGCGCGTCCGCTTCGATGCCAAGGGCAATGTCGTCGCGGTCGACCGGATGGGCAAGGAGCTGATCGCGTCGGTCGATCCGTACGGCAAGACGACGCCGACGCTCGGCCACAAGCGCAGCTTCTTCGAGGACCTGTTCGGCAATATCGGCACGGTCGGCGCGCCGGGCACCGGCGGTCCGGGCGGCGGTGCCGGTGGCGGCAACGGCCCCTAG